One genomic window of Clostridium taeniosporum includes the following:
- a CDS encoding LysE family transporter: MLYLFMIFKPLLIGFMTGFVSAIPLGPSGLEAINRSISHGFREGYKVSLGAVSADLFYIIIINLGLFNILSNNRKFEGLFWIVSGFVLLFFNNICNNKCSNKLNTRSNISSSSSNSFLAGFFITFLNPTTPSLWIALSGTILSVWRLHGRVYFSFALISMILGSLTWFFILNILSIKGIKMCKDDFSKKTSKILNYFLFLLSIVFIIWGLLKFIF; the protein is encoded by the coding sequence ATGTTATACTTATTTATGATTTTCAAACCATTATTAATAGGTTTTATGACTGGATTTGTATCTGCCATTCCTTTAGGTCCCTCTGGATTAGAAGCTATTAATCGATCGATATCACATGGATTTCGTGAAGGTTATAAAGTATCACTGGGTGCAGTATCTGCAGATCTTTTTTATATAATAATAATAAATTTAGGATTATTTAATATATTAAGTAACAATAGAAAATTTGAAGGATTATTTTGGATTGTTTCCGGATTTGTTTTACTATTTTTTAATAATATATGTAATAACAAATGCTCTAATAAACTTAACACTAGATCTAATATAAGTTCAAGTTCTTCTAATAGTTTCTTAGCTGGATTCTTTATAACTTTTTTGAATCCAACAACCCCTTCATTATGGATTGCTTTAAGTGGTACAATCTTAAGTGTATGGAGATTGCATGGACGAGTTTATTTCAGCTTTGCTCTAATATCAATGATTTTAGGAAGTTTGACTTGGTTTTTTATACTTAATATATTAAGTATAAAAGGCATAAAAATGTGCAAAGATGATTTTTCAAAAAAGACATCAAAGATCCTAAATTATTTTCTTTTCCTATTAAGTATAGTATTTATTATATGGGGATTGTTAAAATTTATTTTTTAG
- the yyaC gene encoding spore protease YyaC, whose product MENLLVVDSSISTSYIKIYNYLLSQLKPVLNQKRNIVFLCIGTDRSTGDCLGPLVGYKLKFLSYDNIHIYGTLKNPIHSKNLIQKIDEIDNKFNNPFIIAIDSCLGKINNIGKIFIDKKPLYPGKALNKELPPVGDISITGIVNISSNFDFLVLQNTRLYTVTMIADIISKAIYHFALKTKSNTIYTAENNHVISFPYNN is encoded by the coding sequence ATGGAAAATTTACTTGTTGTAGATTCTAGTATATCTACTTCATATATAAAGATATATAATTATTTACTATCACAATTAAAACCTGTGCTAAATCAAAAAAGAAATATAGTATTTTTATGTATAGGTACCGATAGATCAACTGGGGATTGCTTAGGCCCTTTAGTAGGATATAAATTAAAATTTTTATCTTATGATAATATTCACATATATGGAACTTTAAAAAATCCAATTCATTCAAAAAATTTAATACAAAAAATAGATGAAATAGATAACAAATTTAATAATCCATTTATCATTGCAATAGATTCTTGCTTAGGTAAAATAAATAATATTGGTAAAATTTTTATAGATAAAAAACCACTCTATCCTGGGAAAGCTTTAAATAAAGAGCTTCCACCAGTTGGTGATATTTCTATAACTGGTATAGTTAATATTTCAAGTAACTTTGATTTTTTAGTTTTACAAAATACTAGATTATACACTGTTACAATGATTGCAGATATAATCTCCAAAGCTATTTATCATTTTGCATTAAAAACAAAATCTAATACCATATATACCGCTGAAAATAATCATGTTATATCTTTTCCATATAATAATTAA
- a CDS encoding aminotransferase class V-fold PLP-dependent enzyme, whose protein sequence is MEVYLDNSATTFPKPKQVVDAMYNYLVNIGGNSGRGNYNNSIKSNKLLYDARETVCSFFGFDNCQNVIFTNNVTTSLNTLIKGILKSGDHVITSSMEHNSVIRPLFHVKEDLNVEVDIVNANKLGFINPTDFESKIKSNTKLIVITQASNVTGSIQDLKPIGEICKKHNIFFIIDSSQGAGVIDINMKELNANAICFTGHKSLLGPQGIGGFILDNKLNESCNSFIQGGTGSSSYLLTQPDFLPDKFESGTLNMPGIVGLAEGIKYINSIGINNIYEHNNYLLKHLLQGLMNINNLNVYGDTTGNNSTTCVSINLNNLDTSEAGYYLDCNNIKTRTGLHCSPLAHKTIGTYPSGTIRLSISHFTSIKEIDYTLNILNKIAKNKYI, encoded by the coding sequence ATGGAAGTTTATTTAGATAATTCAGCAACAACTTTTCCTAAACCAAAACAAGTTGTTGATGCAATGTATAACTACCTGGTTAATATAGGTGGTAATTCTGGAAGAGGAAATTATAATAATTCAATAAAAAGTAATAAATTACTTTACGATGCTAGAGAAACCGTTTGTAGTTTTTTTGGATTCGATAACTGTCAAAATGTTATATTCACTAATAATGTAACCACCTCTTTAAATACTCTTATTAAAGGTATTTTAAAATCTGGTGATCATGTTATTACTTCTTCTATGGAACATAATTCTGTAATAAGACCTTTGTTTCATGTAAAAGAAGATTTAAATGTAGAAGTAGATATAGTAAACGCAAATAAATTAGGCTTTATAAATCCTACTGATTTTGAAAGTAAAATTAAATCTAATACAAAACTTATAGTAATTACTCAAGCTTCAAATGTTACTGGATCAATTCAAGATTTAAAGCCTATAGGAGAAATTTGTAAAAAGCATAACATATTTTTTATTATAGATTCATCTCAAGGTGCAGGCGTAATTGATATTAACATGAAGGAACTCAATGCCAATGCTATTTGTTTTACTGGACATAAAAGTTTACTTGGTCCTCAAGGAATAGGTGGATTTATATTAGATAATAAATTAAATGAATCATGTAATTCTTTTATCCAAGGTGGTACTGGTAGTTCATCATATTTACTAACTCAACCTGATTTTTTACCAGATAAATTTGAATCTGGAACATTAAATATGCCAGGAATTGTTGGATTAGCTGAAGGAATTAAATATATAAATTCAATTGGAATAAATAATATATATGAACATAATAATTATTTACTAAAACATTTATTGCAAGGTCTAATGAATATAAATAACTTAAATGTATATGGAGATACTACAGGAAATAATTCTACTACTTGTGTATCAATAAATCTAAATAATTTAGATACTTCAGAAGCTGGTTATTATTTAGATTGTAATAATATCAAAACTAGAACAGGCTTACACTGTTCACCACTGGCACACAAAACAATTGGAACTTACCCAAGTGGAACAATACGTCTTAGTATAAGTCATTTTACTTCTATTAAAGAAATAGACTATACTTTGAATATTCTAAATAAAATTGCCAAAAATAAATACATTTAG
- a CDS encoding mechanosensitive ion channel family protein: MINYLIKFNWGRDEFKLGNISIKLSNIDMLVNKSLTILGILILMYISIKIGNYLIKNFVERQIKSNTRLSLHSQRAKTLGEVLKSVLKYAVYFIGIASIISTLFSKMLFTFASMGGLAVGFGAQSLVKDLINGFFILFEDQFGVGDHITVGTFSGIVESIGIRTTIIKDFTGDLHSIPNGAIIEVTNHSRGNIRFLVDVDIAYEENIDDAISIIKEICYDFEQNNEDVAEPIEVLGVNALNDSSVTIRVVGKSKPLKQWEMERELRRLIKLRLDEEGIEIPYPKTQLVNSNTNIGKEDL; the protein is encoded by the coding sequence ATGATTAACTATTTGATAAAATTTAATTGGGGTCGAGATGAATTTAAATTAGGTAATATATCAATAAAATTAAGCAATATTGATATGTTAGTAAATAAATCATTAACAATATTAGGGATATTAATATTAATGTATATATCTATAAAAATAGGAAACTACTTAATAAAAAATTTCGTTGAAAGACAAATAAAAAGTAATACAAGATTATCTTTACACTCACAACGTGCCAAAACACTTGGAGAAGTTTTAAAAAGTGTTTTAAAATATGCAGTTTATTTTATAGGAATTGCAAGCATAATATCTACATTATTTAGTAAAATGTTATTTACATTTGCTAGTATGGGTGGATTAGCTGTTGGATTTGGTGCTCAAAGTTTAGTTAAAGATTTAATAAATGGATTTTTTATATTATTTGAAGATCAATTTGGAGTTGGGGATCATATAACAGTAGGAACATTTAGTGGTATAGTTGAAAGTATAGGAATTAGGACTACTATAATAAAAGATTTTACAGGAGATCTTCATTCTATCCCAAATGGTGCTATTATTGAAGTTACAAACCATTCAAGAGGTAATATAAGATTTTTAGTTGATGTAGATATTGCATATGAAGAAAATATAGATGATGCAATTTCAATAATAAAAGAAATTTGTTATGATTTTGAACAAAATAATGAAGATGTGGCAGAACCTATTGAAGTATTAGGGGTAAATGCTTTAAATGACTCTAGTGTTACAATTAGAGTAGTTGGAAAGAGTAAACCTCTTAAACAATGGGAAATGGAAAGGGAATTGAGAAGATTAATAAAATTAAGATTAGATGAAGAAGGTATTGAGATACCATATCCTAAAACTCAATTAGTAAACTCTAATACTAATATAGGAAAGGAGGATTTATAA
- a CDS encoding DUF3343 domain-containing protein, which yields MSYYIIVFKNTFDAMAAEKSLQESRYEFRIMPTPTSITQSCGICVRINEKEAIKRIIEENKFEYKSIYLKDNNGYILT from the coding sequence ATGAGTTACTACATAATAGTTTTTAAAAATACTTTTGATGCTATGGCAGCAGAAAAATCTTTACAGGAAAGTAGGTATGAATTTAGAATAATGCCTACTCCAACATCTATAACTCAAAGTTGTGGAATATGCGTTAGAATTAATGAAAAGGAAGCAATAAAAAGAATAATTGAAGAAAATAAATTTGAATATAAAAGTATATATTTAAAAGATAATAATGGTTATATTTTAACTTAA
- a CDS encoding DUF4446 family protein: MEKLFGIINQMTPYLIIVMMLIIVLLFILIFILIKSINKLESKYRRLMRGTNGKNLEEMLIEKLDSIDDIRETAENTLNECNKLETKIKDCVQKVAIMRYKAFENVGSDLSFSIAMLDDHNDGIILTGIYAREESTTYAKPIDKGISRYDLSEEELYVLNEAANKYQNESKK, translated from the coding sequence TTGGAAAAATTATTTGGAATAATTAATCAAATGACACCATACCTAATTATAGTTATGATGCTTATAATTGTTTTATTATTTATTTTAATTTTTATATTAATCAAGTCAATAAACAAACTAGAGAGTAAATATAGAAGATTAATGAGAGGCACAAATGGTAAAAATTTAGAAGAAATGCTTATTGAAAAGCTAGATAGTATTGATGATATTAGAGAAACAGCAGAAAATACATTAAATGAATGTAATAAGTTAGAAACAAAAATAAAGGATTGTGTTCAAAAAGTTGCTATAATGAGATATAAGGCTTTTGAAAATGTAGGAAGTGATTTGAGTTTTTCTATTGCTATGTTAGATGATCATAATGATGGAATAATATTAACTGGAATTTATGCAAGAGAAGAAAGTACAACATATGCAAAACCAATTGATAAAGGAATATCAAGATATGATCTTTCAGAAGAAGAACTTTATGTGTTAAATGAAGCTGCTAATAAGTATCAGAATGAATCAAAAAAATAA